One window of the Eucalyptus grandis isolate ANBG69807.140 chromosome 8, ASM1654582v1, whole genome shotgun sequence genome contains the following:
- the LOC104415721 gene encoding BAHD acyltransferase At5g47980: MTVEFKVKLVAKETIRPSSPTPDHEKNFKLSVFDQLTPILYTSVLLFYASNASTSSRHQSSRLKSSLSKVLAHFYPLAGRIRDNLYIDCDDSGAEFVEAKANCPLSHILDRPCPALLRKLLPINTESPEASTGRLMLIQANTFGCGGLAIGVCLSHKIADATTLRTFIKGWSAAAFLGEVSAGIEIPPLDTASAQFPPLAELAATSPVVVLPKVRCTTRRYVFDPTEITPLAASEAVPEPTRIEAVVALVWRCVARASRKNDPGRQSLLSQAVNLRGRLPEPLPETTVGNFVGGFKVEIVPWAEESEIELKKLVSHMREAKREYFASYTPRLSGGGESCLAIVEAAAKFGMLINSGAVDFYNCSSWCGLGLYDAADFGWGRPAWVSLVGVEYKNSIVLVDARDGDMVEVWLTLSQADMDALDADGELLRFASLNPSVSGSSIP; this comes from the coding sequence atgaCAGTCGAATTCAAGGTCAAGCTCGTCGCCAAAGAAACCATCAGGCCGTCATCTCCAACACCAGACCACGAGAAAAATTTCAAGCTCTCCGTCTTCGATCAACTCACTCCCATCCTCTACACCTCCGTCCTCCTCTTCTATGCCTCGAACGCGAGCACCTCATCTCGCCACCAGTCGAGTCGTCTCAAGTCGTCGCTATCGAAGGTGCTCGCTCACTTCTACCCCCTTGCCGGGAGGATCAGGGACAACCTCTACATCGACTGTGATGACAGCGGCGCCGAGTTTGTTGAAGCCAAAGCAAACTGCCCTCTCTCCCATATCCTCGACCGCCCCTGCCCGGCCTTGCTGCGTAAGCTCCTCCCCATCAACACCGAGTCTCCAGAGGCCTCCACCGGACGCCTCATGCTCATCCAGGCAAATACCTTTGGCTGCGGTGGCCTCGCCATTGGGGTCTGCCTCTCCCACAAGATCGCCGACGCCACCACCCTAAGAACCTTCATCAAGGGGTGGTCCGCTGCTGCCTTCCTCGGTGAAGTCAGCGCTGGTATTGAGATCCCACCGCTAGACACGGCGTCGGCGCAGTTCCCGCCGCTGGCAGAATTAGCTGCCACCTCACCCGTGGTGGTGCTCCCGAAAGTGAGGTGCACGACGAGGAGGTACGTGTTCGATCCCACCGAGATTACCCCGCTTGCTGCCAGTGAGGCCGTGCCGGAGCCAACTCGAATTGAGGCCGTGGTGGCCCTCGTGTGGAGGTGTGTGGCCCGAGCTTCAAGGAAGAACGATCCTGGGCGGCAATCACTGCTGTCCCAAGCGGTGAACCTCCGGGGAAGGCTCCCAGAGCCACTCCCGGAGACCACGGTGGGTAACTTCGTAGGAGGTTTCAAGGTGGAGATCGTCCCCTGGGCGGAGGAGAGCGAGATAGAGCTGAAGAAGTTGGTGAGCCACATGAGGGAGGCAAAGAGGGAGTACTTCGCGAGCTACACACCAAGGTTGAGCGGTGGCGGAGAGAGCTGCCTGGCGATAGTCGAGGCTGCCGCCAAGTTCGGCATGCTGATCAACAGCGGAGCCGTCGACTTCTACAACTGCAGCAGCTGGTGCGGGCTCGGGCTCTATGACGCTGCAGACTTCGGGTGGGGGAGGCCGGCATGGGTTAGCCTTGTGGGTGTAGAGTACAAGAACAGCATTGTCCTGGTGGACGCGAGGGACGGCGACATGGTTGAGGTCTGGCTGACGTTGAGCCAAGCCGACATGGATGCGCTTGACGCCGACGGGGAGCTGCTCCGTTTCGCTTCCTTGAACCCCAGCGTCTCCGGCTCGTCCATTCCGTGA
- the LOC104417761 gene encoding BAHD acyltransferase BIA1 has protein sequence MTMELKVEVVAKETIRLSSPTPDHLKNFKLSVFDQLAPILYTSVLFFYTSNTNASSHHRSSCLKSSLSDVLTRFYPLAGRIRDNLSVDCEDGGAEFVDAKVNCPLSHILDRPCPVSLRKLLPIDTESPEASTGRLLLVQANAFGCGGLAVGVCVSHKIADASTLSTFIKAWSAAALLSDVNVGIEIPPLDTASARFPPLVELAAILPTVVLPKARCVTRRYVLDPAKITPLAASEAVPDPTQVEAVVALVWRCVARASRKNDPGRRSLLSQAVNLRGRLPEPLPETTIGNFVGGFTVEMPPQAEEREMELKKLVSDMREAKREYFDNYTPRLSGLVVGCMAVVEAAAKFGALINSGDVDFYNCSSWCGFGLYEAADFGWGRPAWISFAGVEYKNSIVLVDARDGGTIEAWLTLSQEDMHVLDADEELLRFASVNPSVSGS, from the coding sequence atgACAATGGAATTGAAGGTCGAAGTTGTCGCCAAAGAAACCATCAGACTGTCGTCACCGACACCAGACCACCTGAAGAATTTCAAGCTCTCCGTCTTCGACCAACTCGCTCCCATCCTCTACACCTCCGTCCTCTTCTTCTACACCTCGAACACAAACGCTTCGTCTCACCACCGATCGAGTTGTCTCAAGTCGTCGCTGTCGGACGTGCTCACTCGCTTCTACCCCCTCGCCGGAAGGATTAGGGACAATCTTTCTGTCGACTGTGAAGACGGTGGTGCCGAGTTCGTTGACGCCAAAGTCAACTGCCCTCTCTCCCACATCCTTGACCGCCCCTGCCCAGTCTCGCTGCGTAAGCTCCTCCCGATCGACACGGAGTCCCCAGAGGCCTCCACGGGCCGCCTCTTGCTCGTCCAGGCCAATGCCTTTGGCTGTGGTGGCCTCGCCGTTGGGGTCTGCGTTTCCCACAAGATCGCTGATGCCTCCACTCTTAGCACCTTCATCAAGGCATGGTCTGCCGCTGCCCTCCTCAGCGATGTCAACGTTGGTATTGAAATCCCGCCACTTGACACGGCATCAGCGCGGTTCCCACCTTTGGTAGAATTGGCTGCCATTTTGCCCACAGTGGTGCTCCCGAAGGCGAGGTGTGTGACAAGGAGGTACGTGCTCGACCCAGCAAAGATCACCCCGCTTGCTGCCAGTGAGGCTGTGCCAGACCCGACCCAGGTGGAGGCTGTGGTGGCCCTTGTGTGGAGGTGTGTAGCCCGCGCTTCAAGGAAGAATGACCCCGGGCGGCGATCACTGCTTTCCCAAGCAGTGAACCTCCGGGGGCGGCTCCCAGAGCCACTTCCAGAGACCACGATCGGGAACTTCGTCGGGGGCTTCACGGTGGAGATGCCGCCCCAAGCAGAGGAGAGGGAAATGGAGCTGAAGAAGTTGGTGAGCGACATGAGGGAGGCGAAGAGGGAGTACTTCGATAACTACACACCAAGGCTGAGCGGTCTCGTAGTGGGCTGCATGGCGGTAGTCGAGGCTGCTGCCAAATTCGGCGCGCTGATCAACAGCGGAGACGTCGACTTCTACAACTGCAGCAGCTGGTGTGGCTTCGGGCTCTACGAGGCCGCTGACTTTGGGTGGGGGAGGCCGGCATGGATCAGCTTCGCGGGCGTGGAGTACAAGAACAGCATTGTCCTGGTGGACGCGAGGGACGGTGGCACGATTGAGGCCTGGCTGACGCTGAGCCAAGAAGACATGCACGTGCTCGACGCGGATGAGGAGCTGCTCCGGTTTGCTTCCGTGAACCCCAGCGTCTCCGGCTCGTGA